From one Agathobaculum sp. NTUH-O15-33 genomic stretch:
- a CDS encoding VirB4 family type IV secretion system protein: MIAPSIVKFNTDHFICGNTFRCVWALREYPTATDEQAILSHLGEKDGVTLRIYTRHVTAVEEKKIISNAANKNRMDRSNSNDLQQNVLAESNLQDVATIVAQMHRNREPLLHSAVYIELCAHDLDQLKLLQTEVLTELIRAKLNVDRLMLRQQQGFQCVMPSGHNVFKDQFERVLPASSVANLYPFNYSGKTDPHGFYIGRDKYGSNVLVDFNRRADDKTNASVLILGNSGQGKSYLLKLLLSNFREAGMRVCALDPEMEYEDITHNLGGCFIDLMTGEYLINPLEPKVWDENGSPEDADAPQTFRISSRISQHISFLKDFFRSYKDFADREIDVIEIMLQKLYAKWDISDRSDFSRMGPEDYPILSDLYALIEDEYQHFDADSRQLYTAEMLQSILLGLHSMCVGAEAKFFNGHTNITDAMFVTFGVKGLLQASRNLKNALLFNILSFMSNELLTTGNTVASLDEFYLFLSNLTAVEYVRNFMKRVRKKDSAVIIASQNLEDFNLDGVREYTKPLFSIPTHQFLFNAGSIDAKFYTDTLQLEESEYGLIRFPQRGVCLYKCGNERYNLKVIAPEHKARLFGKAGGR; the protein is encoded by the coding sequence ATGATCGCGCCCTCCATCGTGAAATTCAACACCGACCATTTCATCTGCGGCAACACCTTCCGCTGCGTGTGGGCGCTCAGAGAGTACCCAACCGCCACGGACGAGCAGGCCATCCTCTCGCATCTGGGCGAAAAGGACGGCGTCACCCTGCGCATCTACACCCGGCACGTCACCGCCGTGGAGGAAAAGAAAATCATCTCAAACGCAGCCAACAAAAACCGCATGGACAGGAGCAACTCCAATGACCTGCAGCAGAATGTGCTGGCCGAGAGCAACCTGCAGGACGTGGCCACCATCGTGGCGCAGATGCACCGCAACCGGGAGCCGCTGCTCCATTCGGCGGTCTATATCGAGCTGTGCGCCCACGATCTCGACCAGCTAAAGCTCCTCCAGACCGAGGTGCTCACCGAACTGATCCGGGCGAAACTCAACGTCGACCGGCTCATGCTCCGCCAGCAGCAGGGCTTCCAGTGCGTCATGCCCTCCGGCCACAACGTGTTCAAAGATCAGTTCGAGCGCGTGCTCCCGGCCAGCAGCGTGGCCAACCTGTATCCGTTTAACTACAGCGGCAAGACCGATCCCCACGGCTTCTACATCGGGCGGGACAAATACGGCAGCAACGTGCTGGTGGATTTCAACCGCCGCGCCGATGATAAGACCAACGCCAGCGTCCTGATCCTCGGCAACAGCGGACAGGGAAAATCCTACCTGCTGAAGCTCCTGCTTTCTAACTTCCGGGAGGCCGGGATGCGGGTGTGCGCCCTCGATCCGGAGATGGAGTACGAGGATATCACCCACAATCTCGGCGGCTGTTTCATCGACCTGATGACCGGCGAATACCTCATCAACCCGCTGGAACCCAAGGTGTGGGACGAAAACGGCAGCCCGGAGGATGCCGACGCACCGCAGACCTTCCGCATCAGCAGCCGGATCAGCCAACACATCAGCTTCTTAAAAGACTTCTTCCGAAGCTACAAGGACTTTGCCGACCGGGAGATCGACGTGATCGAGATTATGCTCCAGAAGCTGTACGCCAAGTGGGACATCAGTGACCGGAGCGATTTCTCCCGCATGGGGCCGGAGGATTACCCCATCCTGTCTGACCTGTACGCGCTCATCGAGGACGAGTACCAGCACTTCGACGCGGACAGCCGCCAGCTCTACACCGCCGAAATGCTCCAGAGCATCCTGCTGGGCCTGCACTCCATGTGTGTGGGCGCGGAGGCCAAATTCTTCAACGGCCACACCAATATCACCGACGCCATGTTCGTGACCTTTGGCGTCAAGGGGCTTTTACAGGCCAGCCGGAACCTGAAAAACGCGCTGCTGTTCAACATCCTCTCCTTCATGAGCAACGAGCTGCTCACCACCGGCAACACGGTGGCCAGTCTGGATGAATTTTACCTGTTCCTCTCCAACCTGACCGCCGTGGAGTATGTCCGCAACTTTATGAAGCGAGTGCGAAAGAAAGACTCGGCGGTGATCATCGCCAGCCAGAACCTCGAAGATTTCAATCTGGACGGCGTCCGGGAGTACACAAAGCCCCTGTTTTCCATCCCCACGCATCAGTTCCTGTTCAACGCGGGCAGCATCGACGCCAAGTTCTACACCGACACCCTCCAGCTTGAGGAATCGGAATATGGCCTGATCCGCTTCCCGCAGCGGGGCGTGTGCCTCTACAAATGCGGCAACGAGCGGTACAACCTAAAGGTGATCGCGCCGGAGCACAAGGCCCGGCTGTTCGGAAAGGCGGGTGGCCGATGA
- a CDS encoding Fic family protein: MDYPELLRKKEQYQASRASIPDYTLFTFEQAFEVEYTHNSTAIEGNTLTLIETKVLLEDGISIGGKNLREIYESVNHRKAYRYVKDCIAKGLPLEEKIIKDIHAMLMENILVGGVYRNVDVYISGAQHTPPSPNEMYRQVKDFYADLMWKGRELNPIELAAWTHAEFVKIHPFIDGNGRTSRLIMNYQLLANGFPAISIAKENRLAYFNTLEAYAVEGNLAPFAEMIAGLTEQQLDRYLDLAAPDMELEQGPDGGPSMKQQ, encoded by the coding sequence TTGGATTATCCAGAACTGCTACGAAAAAAAGAACAATACCAAGCCAGCAGGGCATCCATACCGGATTATACGCTGTTCACTTTTGAGCAGGCGTTTGAAGTGGAATATACCCATAACTCTACCGCTATTGAGGGCAACACCCTGACACTCATAGAAACCAAGGTGCTGCTGGAGGATGGAATTTCCATCGGCGGAAAGAACCTGCGGGAAATTTACGAGTCGGTCAACCACCGGAAAGCGTACCGCTATGTGAAAGACTGTATCGCCAAGGGACTGCCTCTGGAGGAAAAAATCATCAAGGACATTCACGCCATGCTGATGGAGAACATCCTCGTGGGCGGCGTCTACCGGAACGTGGACGTTTACATTTCAGGCGCACAGCATACGCCGCCGTCCCCCAATGAAATGTACCGGCAGGTCAAAGATTTTTATGCGGACTTGATGTGGAAAGGCCGTGAGCTGAATCCCATTGAACTGGCGGCATGGACGCACGCGGAATTTGTGAAAATCCACCCCTTCATTGACGGCAACGGGAGAACTTCAAGGCTTATCATGAACTATCAGCTTTTGGCAAATGGGTTCCCCGCCATTTCCATCGCCAAAGAAAACCGGCTGGCGTATTTTAACACGCTGGAAGCCTATGCGGTGGAGGGGAATCTCGCTCCATTTGCGGAGATGATCGCGGGGCTTACGGAGCAGCAGCTTGACCGCTATCTTGATTTGGCCGCGCCGGATATGGAGCTGGAGCAGGGGCCGGATGGCGGGCCATCCATGAAGCAGCAGTAA
- a CDS encoding 4-oxalocrotonate tautomerase, which produces MENRKNLCAMIPEELHTRARTEQEQLALTLSQYVEMVLTEHFQKGGKAMESGTRTLAFQVPEELFGRVKKHLAQHPGLSQKEFVIGLITKALDEADAQAAAE; this is translated from the coding sequence ATGGAAAACAGAAAAAACCTCTGCGCCATGATCCCGGAGGAACTGCACACGCGGGCAAGGACGGAGCAGGAGCAACTGGCGCTCACGCTCAGCCAGTATGTGGAGATGGTGCTGACGGAACACTTTCAGAAAGGTGGAAAAGCGATGGAAAGCGGAACAAGGACGCTGGCGTTTCAGGTACCGGAGGAACTCTTCGGGCGGGTGAAAAAGCACCTCGCCCAGCATCCCGGCCTGAGCCAGAAAGAGTTTGTGATCGGCCTGATCACAAAGGCGCTGGACGAGGCCGACGCACAGGCCGCAGCCGAATAA
- a CDS encoding DUF7768 domain-containing protein — protein sequence MTENKMVYIASPYAGEVERNVRFAKAACLFAIRQDCTPVAVHLLYPQLLDDSDPAQREAGVRMGLRVLEACDELWLCGDRLSRGMNAELAAAERLGIPIRQIPESEITEVISMEQKYGVWAVRGAASICGAAEAWLKEDGEPLRFDTMEQASKYAEQLNAGICTANVHYYPKEAGPELAPAPRMGMKLC from the coding sequence ATGACAGAAAATAAGATGGTTTATATCGCCTCCCCCTACGCGGGAGAGGTGGAGCGCAACGTGCGGTTCGCCAAGGCGGCCTGCCTGTTTGCCATAAGACAGGACTGCACCCCGGTGGCCGTGCATCTTTTGTACCCGCAGCTCCTCGACGATTCCGATCCCGCGCAGCGGGAGGCAGGCGTCCGCATGGGCCTGCGGGTACTGGAAGCCTGCGACGAGCTGTGGCTGTGCGGCGACCGTTTGTCCCGTGGAATGAACGCGGAGCTGGCTGCCGCCGAGCGGCTGGGCATCCCCATCCGGCAAATCCCGGAATCTGAAATCACGGAGGTCATCTCAATGGAACAGAAATACGGTGTGTGGGCCGTGCGCGGCGCGGCCTCCATCTGCGGGGCCGCCGAAGCGTGGCTCAAGGAGGACGGCGAGCCGCTCCGCTTCGATACGATGGAGCAGGCGTCCAAATACGCGGAACAACTGAACGCTGGTATTTGCACCGCCAATGTTCACTACTACCCCAAGGAGGCCGGGCCGGAACTGGCACCGGCTCCCCGCATGGGGATGAAGCTGTGCTGA
- a CDS encoding conjugal transfer protein TrbL family protein, translated as MFIWDFVADTVLGQIVDWIYGQIIGFLGDFFATMGNMGADLFGLSWVQSIVLFFSYLAWALYGVGIVVACFECAIECQSGRGSIRDTALNAVKGFMAVGLFTTVPVELYKLAVSLQAAFSAGLTGYGTDLGTVASNIVQSLQDAGGADQALGSGVFGGLSTITNPIFLIFLLILMGYAVIKVFFGNLKRGGILLIQIAVGSLYMFSVPRGYIDGFVGWCKQVVGLCLTAFLQATLLVAGLMTIKDHALLGLGLMLSANEVPRIAGQFGLDTSAKANLMGTVYAAQGAVNLTKTIVQTVAK; from the coding sequence GTGTTTATCTGGGACTTTGTCGCCGACACCGTGCTCGGCCAGATTGTAGACTGGATCTACGGCCAGATCATCGGGTTCCTCGGCGACTTCTTTGCCACGATGGGCAACATGGGAGCCGACCTGTTCGGCTTAAGCTGGGTGCAATCCATCGTGCTGTTTTTCTCCTATCTGGCGTGGGCGCTCTATGGCGTCGGCATCGTGGTGGCCTGTTTTGAGTGCGCCATCGAATGCCAGTCGGGGCGCGGCAGCATCCGGGACACGGCGCTCAACGCCGTCAAGGGCTTCATGGCCGTGGGGCTGTTCACCACGGTGCCGGTGGAGCTTTACAAGCTGGCGGTGTCCCTGCAGGCCGCATTTTCGGCGGGGCTTACCGGCTACGGCACCGACCTCGGCACCGTGGCCAGCAACATCGTGCAATCCCTGCAGGACGCGGGCGGCGCGGATCAGGCGCTGGGCAGCGGCGTGTTCGGCGGCCTCTCCACCATCACCAATCCGATCTTTTTAATCTTCCTCCTGATCCTCATGGGCTATGCCGTGATCAAGGTGTTCTTCGGGAACCTGAAGCGCGGCGGCATCCTGCTCATCCAGATCGCGGTGGGGAGCTTATATATGTTCAGCGTCCCGCGAGGCTACATCGACGGCTTCGTGGGCTGGTGCAAGCAGGTGGTCGGGCTGTGCCTGACCGCCTTTTTACAGGCGACGCTGCTGGTGGCGGGCCTGATGACTATCAAGGATCACGCCCTGCTGGGCCTCGGCCTGATGCTGTCGGCCAACGAGGTGCCGCGCATCGCCGGGCAGTTCGGACTGGACACCAGCGCCAAGGCCAACCTCATGGGGACGGTCTACGCCGCGCAGGGGGCCGTGAACCTTACCAAAACAATCGTACAGACGGTGGCGAAATGA
- a CDS encoding DUF3852 domain-containing protein: MKKKRILTMLCVAALLGCLFCTTAYAAGTGDVAGAVESTWRTASTQIKSVVDKVVFPAIDLILAVFFFGKLATAYFDYRKHGQFEWAAPAILFACLVFTLTCPLYIWQIVGI, from the coding sequence ATGAAGAAAAAAAGAATTCTTACCATGCTCTGTGTGGCGGCCCTGCTGGGCTGCCTGTTTTGCACCACGGCCTACGCGGCGGGAACCGGCGACGTGGCCGGAGCCGTGGAGAGCACTTGGAGAACGGCCTCCACGCAGATCAAGTCTGTCGTGGATAAGGTGGTGTTCCCGGCCATCGACCTCATCCTCGCCGTGTTCTTCTTCGGCAAACTGGCGACGGCGTACTTTGATTATCGGAAGCACGGACAGTTTGAATGGGCCGCACCGGCGATCCTGTTCGCGTGTCTGGTGTTCACCCTGACCTGTCCGCTCTATATCTGGCAGATCGTCGGAATTTAA
- a CDS encoding DUF6550 family protein, whose translation MKMNEKMKKRLAIGGCAVIGIALAAAIGLQFQKAPTQADVLPPKSTESSDVSVAPPETAPTTAPSTEEKEVTVTVPPTTAAPESSQAVDSRPAQTDQTEQSIQPEATKPVVTEEQKKDMTQKPNGEAVTEEPEVVDHDTYTPPAEEPKNPDEPQGGSQKDGKIYVPGFGWIDDVGDGQGSTVDDMYENGNKIGDMG comes from the coding sequence ATGAAAATGAATGAAAAAATGAAGAAGCGGCTGGCCATCGGCGGCTGCGCGGTGATTGGGATCGCACTGGCGGCGGCCATCGGGCTGCAGTTTCAAAAGGCTCCGACACAGGCGGACGTCCTGCCGCCCAAAAGCACGGAAAGCTCGGATGTGTCGGTGGCTCCGCCCGAAACCGCCCCGACCACCGCACCATCCACAGAAGAAAAAGAGGTCACCGTGACCGTGCCGCCCACCACCGCCGCGCCCGAATCCTCTCAGGCCGTGGACAGCAGGCCCGCGCAGACGGATCAGACCGAGCAGAGCATCCAGCCGGAAGCGACGAAGCCGGTGGTCACCGAGGAACAGAAGAAAGACATGACGCAGAAGCCTAATGGCGAAGCGGTTACTGAAGAACCGGAGGTAGTGGATCACGATACCTACACGCCGCCTGCGGAGGAACCCAAAAATCCCGATGAGCCGCAGGGCGGGAGTCAGAAAGACGGCAAGATTTATGTGCCGGGCTTCGGATGGATCGACGATGTCGGCGATGGGCAAGGTTCCACTGTGGATGATATGTACGAGAACGGCAACAAGATCGGCGACATGGGTTGA
- a CDS encoding DUF4320 family protein, translating to MLTKARSALKNRRGEGYIDICLLVLVAMLVLALCLKVLPVFVAKQQLDTFATELCREAEISGRVGGETNRRAAVLREKTGIDPDITWSDSGELQLNQEVTVTVTLRMNIGLFDSFGSFPVTLRAQASGKSEVYWK from the coding sequence GTGCTGACAAAAGCGAGGTCTGCTCTGAAAAACCGCCGTGGCGAGGGCTATATCGACATCTGCCTGCTGGTGCTCGTGGCCATGCTGGTGCTGGCTCTCTGCCTCAAGGTGCTGCCGGTGTTCGTGGCCAAGCAGCAGCTCGACACCTTTGCCACCGAGCTGTGCCGGGAGGCCGAGATCAGCGGGCGGGTGGGCGGTGAAACCAATCGCCGGGCTGCCGTCCTGCGGGAAAAGACCGGCATTGATCCCGACATTACATGGTCGGATTCCGGGGAGCTGCAGCTTAATCAGGAGGTGACCGTCACGGTCACCCTGCGGATGAATATCGGCCTGTTTGACAGCTTCGGCTCGTTCCCCGTCACTTTGCGGGCGCAGGCCAGCGGGAAATCCGAAGTATACTGGAAGTGA
- a CDS encoding DUF3848 domain-containing protein, translated as MTEREKETKLRERVKANYDAYIRQLQSKPAPDLIEMASEIAAAKLVYNTMADMDLSGYADFLLQFENPLELLQDQWINENLIDHREAVDHVLWGIWNKGIDYFAEEYALIGAEQEPSTLEQGVTMC; from the coding sequence ATGACGGAACGAGAAAAGGAAACCAAGCTGCGGGAGCGCGTCAAGGCCAACTACGATGCCTATATCCGGCAGCTCCAGAGCAAACCCGCGCCCGACCTGATCGAGATGGCTTCGGAGATCGCCGCCGCAAAATTGGTGTATAACACAATGGCCGATATGGATTTATCAGGCTACGCCGATTTTCTGCTCCAATTTGAAAATCCTCTGGAACTGTTACAGGATCAATGGATCAACGAGAACCTGATCGATCACAGAGAAGCCGTGGATCATGTACTTTGGGGAATCTGGAATAAAGGGATTGATTACTTCGCGGAAGAATACGCGCTCATCGGTGCTGAACAAGAACCATCCACCTTGGAACAGGGGGTGACCATGTGCTGA
- a CDS encoding secretion protein F produces the protein MGLLVLFGVFLAAGLFFLAASFLKLPTIGTAKAMLNTGRREKKAARSVEAYLMTLAVRLARYIRMDEYKRGRMANILNATGMGMTPEVYQAYALTKAGAVLLGIIPCLLVFPLLSPVLVFMAVMVYFKETQKADEKLKAKRGQIENELPRFVATVEQELKTSRNVLGMLENFKKNAGQVFAGELDVLVADMRSSNYEAALVRFEARLNSPMLSDVVRGLVGVLRGDDGAMYFQMLAHDFKQLELQKLKSEAQKIPGKIRVFSFLMLMCFLLTYLAIIGYVILTSLGGMF, from the coding sequence ATGGGATTACTCGTATTATTCGGCGTGTTTCTGGCGGCGGGGCTGTTCTTCCTTGCCGCCAGCTTCCTGAAGCTCCCCACCATCGGCACGGCCAAAGCCATGCTGAACACCGGCAGGCGGGAGAAAAAAGCCGCGCGGAGCGTGGAAGCCTACCTGATGACGCTGGCCGTCCGGCTCGCCCGGTATATCCGCATGGACGAATACAAACGCGGGCGCATGGCGAACATCTTAAACGCCACCGGCATGGGCATGACACCGGAGGTCTATCAGGCATACGCGCTGACCAAGGCCGGGGCCGTGCTGCTGGGCATCATCCCCTGTCTGCTGGTGTTCCCGCTGCTTTCGCCGGTGCTGGTGTTCATGGCGGTGATGGTCTATTTCAAGGAAACGCAGAAAGCGGACGAGAAGCTCAAGGCCAAGCGCGGGCAGATCGAGAACGAGCTGCCCCGCTTCGTGGCCACCGTGGAGCAGGAGCTGAAAACCAGCCGCAACGTGCTCGGCATGCTGGAGAACTTCAAGAAAAATGCCGGGCAGGTCTTTGCCGGGGAACTGGACGTCCTTGTGGCGGATATGCGCTCCTCCAACTACGAGGCCGCCCTCGTGCGCTTCGAGGCTCGGCTTAATTCCCCCATGCTCAGCGACGTGGTGCGCGGGCTGGTGGGTGTGCTCCGGGGTGATGACGGCGCGATGTATTTTCAGATGCTCGCCCACGATTTCAAGCAACTGGAGCTGCAGAAGCTAAAGAGCGAGGCGCAGAAAATCCCCGGCAAAATCCGGGTGTTCTCGTTCCTCATGCTCATGTGCTTCCTGCTGACCTATCTGGCCATTATCGGCTATGTGATTCTGACGTCCCTCGGCGGGATGTTTTAG
- a CDS encoding type II secretion system F family protein produces MTFIQLLACAGMITGAFLLLGLKPMEFTDSLFGFLLHRKKSIRDEINETTRRKKPGVFRRTIAEAQDVLAMTGRSSRFSLICAASLLLFVVGGSIAILIGNYFLAPVMAVGFLFLPFWYVQLTASHYKKNIAAELETALSIVTTAYLRSEDLLSAVEENMAYLNPPVQSVFRDFITQVKLVNPDVEAAIRSLRRKIDNEVFREWCDAMCDCQHDRSLKTTLTPIVSKLSDTRTVNAELEFMLAEPRKEFIIMVLFVVGNIPLMYMLNREWYDTLMFTPLGQIILAITAAVVFVSTAFVIKLTKPIEFRR; encoded by the coding sequence GTGACCTTTATCCAACTGTTAGCCTGCGCCGGGATGATCACCGGCGCGTTTTTACTGCTCGGCCTAAAGCCGATGGAATTCACGGACAGCCTGTTCGGCTTCCTGCTCCACCGGAAAAAGAGCATCCGCGACGAAATCAACGAAACCACCAGAAGAAAAAAGCCGGGCGTGTTCCGCCGCACCATCGCGGAGGCGCAGGACGTCCTCGCCATGACGGGCCGGAGCAGCCGCTTCTCCCTCATCTGCGCGGCCTCGCTCCTCCTGTTCGTGGTGGGCGGCTCCATCGCCATCCTGATCGGGAATTACTTTCTGGCTCCGGTCATGGCGGTGGGCTTCCTGTTCCTGCCCTTCTGGTATGTGCAGCTCACGGCCAGCCACTATAAGAAGAATATCGCCGCCGAACTGGAAACGGCGCTGTCCATCGTGACCACGGCCTACCTGCGCTCGGAGGATCTGCTCAGCGCCGTGGAGGAAAACATGGCCTATTTAAACCCGCCCGTGCAGAGCGTGTTCCGGGATTTCATCACACAGGTCAAGCTGGTAAACCCGGATGTGGAAGCGGCGATCCGCAGCCTGCGCCGAAAGATCGACAACGAAGTCTTCCGGGAATGGTGCGACGCCATGTGCGACTGCCAGCACGACCGGAGCCTGAAAACCACCCTGACGCCCATCGTGTCTAAGCTCAGCGACACCCGGACGGTGAACGCCGAACTGGAATTCATGCTGGCCGAGCCGCGCAAGGAATTCATCATCATGGTGCTGTTCGTGGTGGGCAATATCCCGCTGATGTATATGCTCAACCGGGAATGGTATGACACGCTGATGTTCACGCCCCTCGGCCAGATCATACTGGCCATCACGGCGGCGGTGGTGTTCGTGTCCACGGCATTTGTAATCAAGCTCACAAAACCCATCGAATTCAGGAGGTGA
- a CDS encoding CpaF/VirB11 family protein, protein MLGEKRNASLFQAAPAAPVSPPAVPQAPEPQPAPEAAPPVLCVETPAPSAEAPAAPVAASVPGSRSGVVDASDLFFTPSDEGREFGAILRDVQEYVSKEYSSLLTEDDGEEAKAQIKRYIGKFVQDRRVAVKGMTASQLVDALYTEMAEYSFLTKYIGGEGIEEIDVNSWRDIEIQYAGGVTKKLTEHFDSPEHAINVVRRMLHVSGMVLDDASPAVLGHLSKNVRIAVLKTPLVDSDVGVCASIRIVNPQNMKQEDFVRGGTATGEMLDFLSECVRYGVSVCVAGATSSGKTTLMGWLLTTIPDGKRIYTIESGSRELALVREQGGSVTNSVIHTLAHDAENERQRVDQIALLDMALRFNPDIIVVGEMRGPEANAAQEAARTGVAVVTTIHSMSCEATYRRMVSLCKRAVDMSDETLMGFVTEAYPIVAFCKQLENKDRRLMEIMECEILPDGTRRFRPLFQYQIRENRVEDGNFIIEGEHRRVNPISDSLARRFLENGMPLELLNRLRGGASDQGKGEETA, encoded by the coding sequence ATGTTAGGAGAAAAACGCAACGCCTCTCTGTTTCAGGCGGCCCCCGCCGCGCCGGTATCCCCTCCGGCTGTTCCCCAAGCCCCGGAGCCGCAGCCCGCGCCGGAAGCGGCCCCGCCTGTTCTCTGTGTCGAAACGCCTGCCCCATCTGCTGAAGCTCCCGCCGCGCCCGTTGCGGCTTCCGTTCCCGGCAGCCGCTCCGGCGTGGTGGACGCAAGCGATCTGTTCTTTACCCCCTCCGACGAGGGCCGGGAGTTTGGTGCGATTCTGCGGGATGTACAGGAATATGTCTCCAAGGAATACAGCAGCCTGCTCACCGAGGATGACGGCGAGGAAGCCAAGGCGCAGATCAAGCGGTACATCGGCAAATTCGTGCAGGATCGCCGGGTGGCCGTGAAAGGCATGACCGCCAGCCAGCTCGTGGACGCGCTCTACACGGAGATGGCGGAGTATTCCTTTCTCACCAAGTATATCGGCGGCGAGGGCATCGAGGAAATCGACGTCAATAGCTGGCGGGACATTGAAATCCAGTACGCGGGCGGCGTGACCAAGAAGCTCACGGAGCACTTCGACTCTCCGGAACACGCCATCAACGTGGTGCGCCGGATGCTCCATGTGTCCGGCATGGTGCTGGACGACGCAAGCCCCGCCGTACTCGGCCATCTCTCGAAGAACGTCCGCATCGCCGTGCTGAAAACCCCTCTGGTGGACAGCGACGTCGGCGTGTGTGCCTCCATCCGTATTGTCAACCCGCAGAATATGAAGCAGGAGGACTTTGTGCGGGGCGGCACCGCCACCGGCGAAATGCTGGACTTTTTATCCGAGTGCGTCCGCTACGGCGTGTCGGTGTGCGTGGCCGGTGCCACCAGCTCCGGCAAGACCACCCTCATGGGCTGGCTCTTAACCACCATCCCGGACGGCAAGCGCATCTATACGATAGAATCCGGCTCCCGCGAGCTGGCGCTGGTGCGGGAACAGGGCGGCAGCGTGACCAATTCCGTCATCCATACCCTCGCCCATGACGCGGAGAACGAGCGCCAGCGGGTGGATCAGATCGCCCTGCTGGACATGGCGCTGCGCTTTAATCCCGACATCATCGTGGTGGGCGAGATGCGCGGCCCGGAGGCCAACGCGGCGCAGGAGGCCGCCCGCACCGGCGTGGCCGTGGTCACCACCATCCACTCCATGAGCTGCGAGGCCACCTACCGCCGCATGGTTTCCCTGTGCAAGCGGGCCGTGGATATGTCCGACGAAACCCTCATGGGCTTTGTGACCGAGGCTTACCCCATCGTGGCCTTTTGCAAGCAGCTTGAAAACAAAGACCGCCGCCTGATGGAGATCATGGAATGTGAAATCCTGCCGGACGGCACCCGCAGGTTCCGGCCCCTGTTCCAGTATCAGATCAGGGAGAACCGGGTGGAGGACGGCAACTTCATCATCGAGGGCGAACACCGGCGAGTAAATCCCATCTCGGACAGCCTCGCCCGCCGTTTCCTCGAAAACGGCATGCCGCTGGAACTCCTGAACCGCCTGCGGGGCGGCGCGTCCGACCAAGGAAAGGGGGAAGAAACCGCGTGA
- a CDS encoding nucleotide-binding protein, with protein MNFLKNSIFTRHGHEDAPELEPENENQVLAVWGSPGSGKTTVAVKLAKRLADQKRDVALVLCDMTAPMLPCVCPPADLDGERSLGSVLAAPHITQTLVSHNCITHKKLSHLTILGLRKGENEYTYPPYTAGQVSELIGCLREIAPYIVIDCGSYIANDVLSAVSLMEADAVLRLVNCDLKSVSYLSSQLPLLKDSKWDAEKQYRVASNVKPVEASEHIEQVLGSVAFRIPHSAELAEQTLAGDLFRELALKDSRGFRKEIEKITREVFGC; from the coding sequence ATGAACTTTCTGAAAAACAGTATCTTCACCCGGCACGGCCATGAGGACGCGCCGGAGCTGGAGCCGGAAAACGAGAATCAGGTGCTGGCGGTGTGGGGCAGCCCCGGCAGCGGCAAGACCACCGTGGCGGTAAAGCTGGCCAAGCGTCTCGCGGATCAGAAGCGCGACGTGGCGCTGGTGCTGTGCGACATGACCGCGCCCATGCTGCCCTGCGTCTGCCCGCCCGCCGATCTGGACGGCGAGCGATCCCTCGGAAGCGTCCTCGCCGCGCCCCATATCACGCAGACGCTGGTGAGCCACAACTGCATCACCCATAAAAAACTGAGCCATCTGACCATCCTTGGGCTGCGCAAGGGCGAGAACGAATACACCTATCCGCCCTACACGGCGGGGCAGGTGTCCGAGCTGATCGGCTGCCTGCGGGAGATCGCGCCCTATATCGTCATCGACTGCGGCAGCTATATCGCAAACGACGTCCTCTCGGCGGTGTCGCTGATGGAAGCCGACGCGGTGCTGCGGCTGGTAAACTGCGACTTAAAATCGGTGAGCTACCTCTCCAGCCAGCTCCCGCTGTTAAAGGACAGCAAATGGGACGCGGAGAAGCAGTACCGGGTGGCCAGCAATGTGAAGCCCGTGGAGGCCAGCGAGCACATCGAACAGGTGCTGGGCAGCGTGGCGTTCCGGATTCCGCACTCCGCCGAACTGGCGGAGCAGACGCTGGCGGGCGACCTGTTCCGGGAGCTGGCCCTCAAGGATAGTCGGGGCTTCCGAAAAGAGATCGAGAAAATCACAAGGGAGGTGTTCGGATGTTAG